In Papaver somniferum cultivar HN1 chromosome 9, ASM357369v1, whole genome shotgun sequence, the genomic stretch aaaattggttaaaaagatcaaaatcaacaattcctaaaTGAAATGGacaattagattttgatactgtttaaatggacaaaaatgtaaaaataggcaggatgtaaccagtttcatcgtgcccattttcaaatattttttcttatttttaatttacacaggatgtatccagtttcatccttgctattttttaaatttaagctaggatgaatccagtttcatccttgctattttttttttggccatttcacccaaactattttttactcgtccatttgaactgtgatttaaaaatatttggacaaatgacccattttccgagtAAAAAATGGGTCTGTAGATAAAAAAAACGGGCCAGAAACTTGTAGCACTTGTTTTCATTATCAAAGTGCTTTCATTCCAATAGCACAAGCAAAAATCTAAGTGATTGTAGAACTATAAATTTAACATTTGCAGTTCTAACATTTAACTCGAGAAAAAAAACACATACATAAACTCTTTTGGTAAAAATTATGTACAACTTGTAAAGCTAGTCTGAAACATGGCTTCCCTTTACCATTCTTCGAGTGATCAATTAGTTCACAAAAAATCCACATATAATTTCTTAAGAAAAACATACATAACTTCTCGAATTTTGCATTACAAACATCTTATAAATATTCAAGTTTCATTTTATCCTTGTACGACATTTTGTTATTCTTTATGAGCTCAATCATATACCATAAAACAAACCTGGATCCTAAaattaacaacaaaaaaaagaaagcaaACCAATACATAAATAGATCACAACAAGTCAGTATCACCATTATAATTCCTAATTTaaattttttataaataaaaatacatagGGTTTAAACTTTATGAAAAcccacaattaaaacaaaatcaagCTATTCAAATCAAAAATAGAAGTAAAGGAATAAaagtaatcaaaatcaaaacattatatTTACCTTATTGTTGGTAAATCAGTTGATTCTTCAACTATTAATTCTTCAATTGGTATGATTGGAGGAaagagaagcaaaaaaaaaaagaataataataataagaagaagaaaaataaaaagaaaaaaattaagaaaaagcaaaagaaagtggTGGGGATGCTCTTGTCGACGGAAGTGGTGGTGATGCGACCTGTGCCTCTGTTGCTTGTGTTGGTGAGGCGGTCTGAGTTGTGATATGGAGAAAGAGATGAAGTCCCAACGTGTTTTTCCATTAGGATTTAAGTTAGTGTTATATAAATTGGGGAATGCCACTTCGAATCCTATTTTCCTCAGTCACTAAATCGTGCGACTACTCAGTCACTAAATCGGATTGACTCACCATCTCTCTTTTCGAATTTTCCTCATCTGATCTTGTTTTTCTCCCTCTGCATGTTCTAATTACAACCTCTTTAACTACCGGCTTATTTTAATGGTTAATCTAATGaaccttttctttcttttcaactaGGTACTGGTCTTGGTGCGGAAGAATTGCCTGAGGATTGGAGTGGTTTTTCCTAATTTTCTTGCAATCTATTCAAAATGGCTCCTATGGCTCTCCCCTCGATTACAACATGGCACGCGTGTTTTTCTTTATCACCCTTTTGGTTTAAATACTTGCAGATTATATTAATCATCTTTGGTATCATCTACCCGTGGTATTGCTTTAGGGTTTCGATGCAAACCAGCAGTGTTTCAATTAATCAAAACATTATTTTATGGTCATGTAAGAACTCTACTTACATTCACAACCCAAACCAGAGGCAAAAGCTTATTAATGTTGGTTTTTCACCTCGTTCTTTCCTCCCTTTTAGTATCTTATTCCCTATGTTTTTTCTTCATGGACAACGAGCTTACTCTAGTCCAAAAGAAAATGGAAGGTACTTCGATAACTGAAAGATTGAGAGCTTTAAGGGAACCACAGATATCAACAGAGGATCTTTTACAGGGAGCTGAGCAATTTAAGTATAGTTTTTTAAGCAAGCTTTACAGCTCAAAGTCATATTCTGTTAGTGAAATTGATAAAGAGTTAAAAAAGCTCTGGCCGAAAAGCAAAGACATCtttatcaaaagagaagaaaatgactGCTTCCTTGTAAAGTTTCACACAGCTGAGGAGTATGATATTTTTATTAAGTTCAAACCCTGGTTTCTAGAAGGTGACTTGTTTGCACTTGAGCCTTGGAACCCAAAGTTTCCAAAAAGTCTAGTGGATTTAACTAAACTTCTGTTGTGGATTCGTTTATACAACTTGCAACCTGGATTTGCTTACCCAAACATAGTTAGAAGCATTGTTTCTCCAATGGGTGATGTGAAAGAACTTGATCCACCAGACTGTATTTTTGCAAAAGGTAAAGTTCAAAAAGCTTTGGTGTTGTTGGATGTTAGAGATCCTCTTAGAAGGGGCTTCTGGGTTAAGAATGCTGTGGATGAGGATGTATGGATAAGATTGTTCTATGAAAAACAACCTTTTAATATGTGTGGTTTCTGCTACACCATTGATCATAAGGAGACGGAGTGTGAGATCATTGCATCCTATTTGCTTCAGCAGCAACGAGGACATCTATCATCAGTTTCAATACTTGATCCCCCTTCTTGGACAAACCCGGATAACAGATCAAAAAGACATGCAAATGTGGATCCGCATGGTACCTCTTCTGCTTCTACTAATAAGACAGATCTGACTCAATTAGTGGAAATCAAGGTTTGAGTGGAGATCAGACTATGATGATTACCTCCTCAAGCATGCATGCAGATCCAACAAACATTCCAGCGGTGCAATTTAATGTGGAGTTGTCAAAGGATGTGGTTATTCTACAGGAACATGATGCAGACAACAACCtcagaaatatttctttgtcttcttctccttcagTAACGGTGGTTGGCTGCAACTCTCAAGGTATGTTAGAGGTTTTTACTAATACTGCCAAACAGACAAACCGTTTAGGATGTAGACAGGACAAGAGAATCAGACTTGAGGAAGGTGGTCCAAGTAATTCTAAAAATGATTTTAAACATATGGATCACAATATTGGGAACAATAACTTATTAGGAGGTCTgtctgaaactgaaattgaactgaataTGACTGCATTTAATACATCTATGGGTAAGATGGATGGATACGGGTCAAATTTGGAGCTCTTAAAAGCATATCTGGCTATGGGTGAACTAGACGTCTCCTTGGATGATTACAATTCTAGTAATCTAGACCCAGATGCTTGTTTACAAGAGCAGTTTTTAAAGGAACCTTTGCAACAGTTGATCAAGCACTTTGAAGGAAATCTGCATGCTAGTCACTCAACTATCCATAATATGGAGGGACCAGGAAATGAATGTGTTAGTCTAGATATATTGTCTCCATCACCTGATTCACATCCTTCTTTCGGTGGAACTGTTTCAGAGCAAAACCACTCAAAAAGACTCAAGGCAACTTCTACAAGCACCGATGACCAGGTACATATCTCAATTAGTAACTTCTTTTCATTTACTCACTCTAATTGGTTTCAGTATAATTTCTATTCATCGTCTAATTTTCAAGTCAGTTTTCAAGTTCACAAAATGAAAATAATGTCATGGAATGTCCAAGGGTTAGGAGGGAAAGAAACTAGAGATCACTTGAAAGACATTGCAAGATTGCATGACCCAGATATCATTTTTCTCATGGAAACTAAATGTGTTGAATCAAAGGCAAAAGTTCTaactcaatttcttcaatacccaaattCTCATTTTGTTAGCTCAATTGGAATGTCAGAGGGTCTGACAGTTCTATGGAAAGATGGTTTCCCATGTGATATCATTTGTAGTAAGGATAATATGGTACATATTATTCTAACAACAGATGCTTCCAAACAAGAATGGcttctttcttgtgtttatggttctACCTAGTGGGAGTTGAAAAAACAACAATGGGAATTCTTGGAAGATCTCAGTGAAAATGTTTTTCAATCCTGGATAGTTCTAGGGGatcttaatgtgcatatctcaaAAGAGGATGCCTCTACCAGCCTCGCTAGTTTAGACAATTGGATCTGTCAAATTATTAACAATGCAGGGCTTATGGATTTGGGTTTCACAGGTTCCAAACATACATGGACAAATAAAACTAATGGGAAGGGACATAAGAGAGCTAGAATTGATTTGGCTTTGCACAATTCAAATTGAATAAGAGATTATCCAGATTCTAGGCTGTTTCATCTTCCCTTTCTAGGATCAGATCACTGTCCATTGTTATTACTTACAGAGTCAAAATCGGTAAAACATAGGAATGTTTCGAAATTTCAGAGATGCTGGTTTATGGATCAAAATGTTATGGGTGTTGTTACTAGTGCGTTGAACCAATCTACTGATCTAAACCTTGAtcaaaaactcaataaaactaGAACACAACTGTCTGAATGGAATAGAGAATCTTTTGGTAGGATTGATTTTCATGTCAGACATTTGAAGGATCAACTTGCTACACTCCAATCACAACCATATAGTGATGATATATCTATGAAGATACATCATACTATCTTACGGTTAAATCATTGGAAAAAGGTTGAAGCAGATTTCTGGCATCAAAAATCGGGAGACAAGTGGTTCAAGGATGCGGATAACAATACAACCTATTTTCATACATTAGCCAATAAAAGGAATTCTAGAAACCGTATCACAactcttagggatgaaaatggAAATTGGTTTCACTCACACACGGATCTCCAAAACCTCCTTACCAATCGTTTCTCTACTATAGCAAAAACCACTAGGCCAACATTTTCAGAAAACACTTTTGACATCATTAAGCCAATCATTACCCAACAAGAAAACAATGCTTTAACTGTTTTTCCTTCAGAAGAGGAGATCATTAGTGTTTTACGTAGTATGCCACCTTGTAATGCACCCGGTTCAGACGGCTTCCAAGCAAGGTTTTATTTAACCCATTGGGATATAGTTCGTAATGACGTACTGCATCTCATACAAAATTTCTTCTTAACCAAGGAAATGCCCTCCTCTATAAATAGTACAGTTACctgcctcatcccaaaaacaaaaATCCCTCTACACCGAATGATTACGGACCAATTGGTCTCTGTAATATCACTTACAAAATTATATCAAAGCTAATAGTCACTAGGATGAAGCCATTAATGGAAAAGCTAATTTCTCCAACTCAGGCAGCTTTCGTTCCAAAAATATACATAAATGACAATATTGTTATGGCACATGAGTTGATTCACACAATGAAAAAATCGAAAAGAAAGCAGGGATTAGTGGCACTTAAGCTAGATATGTCAAAAGCGTGTGATAGGGTGGAGTGGGAGTTTTTAATAAAAATGATGTTGTCACTGGGTTTCTCTGAGGATTGGTGCAGCATCATATATCAGTGCATCTCAACTACATCTATTTCTATACGTTTAAATGGCAATATCTCCAGTCCATATTATCCTTCTCGTGGATTGAGGCAAGGGGATCCGCTATCCCCGTATCTCTTCATTATCACAATGGAATATCTTTCGAGATCCCTAGCTTTAGGAGAAAGCAGGAATTTGCTATCAGGGATTCAGGTAGCAAAAAATTCGCTTTCAATTAATCATCTtttatttgcagatgactgcattcTTTTCTTCCAGGGAGACAAATGTAGTATTGAAAATGTTAAGTTATGCTTGgaaaatttcagtaagatctcAGGTCAACTGATTAATTTTTCAAAATCTGCTGCTTACGTCACGGGTGATCTTTCTCATGAAGATAAGTTGAAACTCACTCATGATCTAGGAGTCAAGCAACTTTGCACTTCAGATATACCTTGGTTTACCAATTCTTTTGGGCAAATCAAAGAACCAATCTTTCAGTGCAATTAAAAGTTCTTATGAGAACAGACTTCAAGGCTGGTGCTCGAAAACTCTTAATCAAGCAGCTCGGTCCACTCTAGTTAAGTCAGTGTTAAACTCTCTACCAACACACTATATGAGCCATTTCAGAATTCCCAAAAACATGATGAAAAAAATGGATACGTCTCAAAGAGTGTTTTGGTGGGGGCATAAAACTAACAGAGGTTTAAACCTTATTGCTTGGAAGTCTTTATGCATTGACAAAAAGGAAGGAGGTCTCGCATTTAGGAATCTTGAGCAATTTAACCTGGCTCTTCTCATCAAACTAGCGTGGAGATTATGTACAGAGGAAGGAGAACAGTGGGTAAAACTCATGAAGGCAAAATACTCCCCATATGGCAGTTTCCTTCATCTGCAAGATAATCCATCCAACACCTCATGGATTTGGAAAGGTATACAAGAAGGACTTCAGTATGTCAGAAAATTTCACCGTTGGGATGTTAGCAAAGGAGATAAAATATTAGTTTAGTATGATAAATGGGTATTAGGACTTGATTCACCACCCACTCCAAAGGATACTTTCAGAGAACCAGCAAGAATAATTTATGTAGCTGACTTGTTCCTAGACAACCCTAGAAGATGGAATGAACAACTAATTAAAAACTTGTTCGAGGATGATACTGTAAGATTAATTTTGGAAATGCATGTGTCTCAACAAGGGAATGATAGGCTCATCTGGGAACCGAGTAGGAATGGACAATTTTCGGTAAAATCTACATACATAGCTTTATCAAATTCATACCAACCAGGAAACCACACAGTTACTTTTAACTGGAATGAAGTTTAAAAATCTGCAGCACCTCACAAAGTGAAATTATTTATCTGGAAGTGTCTAAAAGGAATACTTACAACTAAGGAGATCCTCAGTAGGTACAAACCATCAATAAATAAGCTTTGTCCGAGATGCTCTCAAGCAGAGGAAACCTTACAACATCTCTTAATTGACTGTGATTGGTCTAGAAGTATCTGGTTATCTATGAATATAAATGTTTCTGTCCTTCAACAGCAAAGGATTAAGGTGGCTGACTGGATATCAACTTGGTTTCAGTCAACAGTCGATTCTAGCTCCAAGTCAGATAAACAAGCTGTCTTAAAATGCATGCTAACTGCTTGGTTTATATGGAAGAATAGGTGCTCTAAGCTCTTTCAAAACAGAGACCAAAACATCCTTAGCACATCTCACTCAATAAATTTCATGCTCAAGCAATGTCAGATTACAACTCCTCAAAGACGAAATAATAAGCAAGTTTGGCAACTACcgctacaaaatgaagttaaaataAATATGGTTGCTGCCTTTGATTACAATACCAAAACAATTGGGCTTGGTTTACTAATTCGTGATTATACAGGTTTCTGCCAAGGAATCAGGTGCAAGTTCATCAATGGAGGAGTAGACTCTGAACAGGCGGAATGTCTAGCCCTGAAAGAATCCATACTATTTGCTAGACAACGCAACTTGAGGAATGTGGTGCTGGAATCAGATAATCTTAATGTAGTTAATGCAGTCAAGAATGCCAATAGCTCGGTTCACTGGAGGAACCAAGTTCATGTAGATGAAATAAAGAATTTGCTTATCTCCTTTCCTTGTTTTAAACTAAACTATGCTAATAGGACAGCTAACAATGTTGCCCATGTTATTGCCAAAACAGCTAGATCAAACAGGCTATATTTAGACTACTTTGTTAACTTCCCTAAAAATATTAATCTTGCTATATGGGAAGataagcaagcatgtcaatctaAGTTATGTAGTATTGCAAGTTAAGTAATAGAAGTTGGTTTCGcattaaaaaaaaagttagtgttatatatatatttgtgttATATACGCGACTAAGATTTAAATAGATCGACGACTCACATGCATCAGTTTGTAAGCGTTCGATTTGGTCGGCATATGCCCTATAACTGTTGGGAGACTGCTGCGAACCGATATCAGCAGTTACTCAAAATTTTAAACTGTCACCGACCATTGTATCAACGGTTCTTTTGCGGTTCAATGCGTTTTTATCATTTTACAAAACTGGTTTTTGGTATTATGCGATTTCTATGTAGCCCAAATACTCATTATTTGTGAAAgaattccttatagatttttcttacGTCATTTTTTCATTACAGAAGTGTTTCAGTTGGGCGTCTTTGGGTATTTCGAATTAACGTTGTCTTTCAGAGTTCAACAGATAGTTGTTGCTGGCATCAGAATCCTACTGAGACAATACGGCGAAGTAGTTGATAACCAGAATCCTTATTACTCTCATTATTTGTTTTGTCGtattttaattttctagtaaaaaaTGTTACTCAACCTACTTTGTATGATCCAAAGTTTCGTTTTTTTGGTGGGAACCCCTTACTATTTTTTATGGGAATTATTTCCAAATATGAAACTatctcattttatttttttgagaaaTATTTTGCAAAACATTTCTCGCAATCAGGTTACGCTATAAATTTTTTACGAATATCTATTCCTAGGGATAGACTATGACTAGGACGGAGTCGCCTTAAAATATGTGCATTTTCAAAAGCACCTATGGTGCAGCCTTATAAAAATTATGTGCATATGTGATTAGCGAGTGCAGATGAGACTGACGAGCATAAGCATAACTTATGAATGTGAATTATATTGTTACTCTAGTTCTTTTTGACCTTTCATGTTGCTTTGTTTTTAAATGTGGAGAGGTGTTGCATTGAGTGGACCGTAATGATTCTGCTTATATTTGTTGGTATCCGGCTATTGCTACTGATGATAAGGTTCAGGCGTACTCCTTCTAACGTTTTAGAGCGTTTGAGATGCTGAAGTAGCTTATTGATTAATTGGTCCGCGAACCATAGTTACGCTTTCAGAGGTAACCACAACTTGCGTAACTATAGGATTAATAGTTCGCAGATCGTAGTTCAAGGATTAAAAGAAGCTAACTCATAATGGAATCGTAAAACCTAACGCTAGTTACCTCCAGTATATGAGCAACGCATGATGACTTTTGACTTTTCAATGCTATTCCAAACTGATATCTAGATCGTATACGCTTTATGGATATACCTACGCGTTTTGGGAGTGTTTATGATATTTAGAACACGATACGCGTATATTTTTTAAACGTGTTTTTCTTGCGTGACATAAATATCAGCAGAACAATTGGTAGATTTTGTTGGAAATCTTGACTAATTTATCTACATTGGTTTTAATTATGATATGTGAGTGagtttttatgtatatatatatatatattcctatAGTGGAGGTTCCAAAACAACTTCTCTTGTCTTGACCTTACATGAATAAATGACGCATGACAGGAGTTATAAGCTACTGAAAATAGCGCAAACAAAACTTGAAAGCAGAGATGAATACCGTGGAGTATAGACTAAAAAGaatttttcttataaataaaGAGAGCTAATATAAATCTTAAATGACAACTTTTTATCGATTGCACACGGTTGAGCCGAAAGATCTATTAGTAGACCCCAAAATGTAGTTGCTTAAAACCTAACCACTATGCTCAAATAAAGATAGATACACGACTACGCTAAAACGTAAGTAAAGATACACTAGAGAAAGAACTTGTATTTCATCGACCAATTCTTCAAGATGAGACCAATGATGAGATATTTGACATCCTTAGCTTTGAGGCTAAGGTTACATGTTTATAGTCTTGAGAAAGCACCTTCCCAATGATCCAGTGCCCCTCAAGGGAGTATGTCAGCTATGTTATATACATTCTAGAGTATCCCTAAAAGTCCTAGAGTATTTTTATACTTAGACTTGGGTAAATGCCTCTATATAGTACCCGCTTTATGAGCTTAACAGGACATACAAAATATGAAATCCACATGTTCCGTCTAATTACCCATACTAGCGATTAAAAGAGTTGGATATGGTTCCTAATCTAATTGAACTGATTTCAAGTTCGAATTTAGGTTTGGTACCTTAAAGAGTCGGGTTTGGTTCCCAAAACCgacaataataaaaataaaaataaaggattTTGATTCTAATTACGTCATGCAATATCGATCAAACCCGGATCAAGTTTACCCAACCACATTAAAACGATGTCAAGCTAAtttaaaggaaaagaaaagagaaatccatctgtgaacttttaattttttttggcagCATACATATCATTTAATATTTtaacttattacaaaattaatCATAGAAAGCTTTTGATTGGTAACCTACCAACGAGTTGGGCTCCAACTCCCCTTTGAATAGTCACTCATAATCTATGAAAAATGAAACTGCCTAAGCCGCTACTAGCATCATTGCTAACTAGGCAATTCTTCAGATGCTTGAAAAAAACCAAGGTATCCTAGCCAAGTTCTCCTAAGGTAGAGAACGCCAGGAAACCTAAACCATACCCATGTGAAGcacacttgtccaaatatttagtgCGTTTCCGTGAAACCGCACTAGAAATTACCTTTCCTGGGACAAAGGAGCGAACACCATCACCGGTAAATGGAGAGACCCCTGTAACATCGATACAAACATCTTTaccattttcccagttaagaaCAAGGATATCGGCTGGTTTTAAATCTCTGTCATCATCCGTCCGAAGGCCAAGAGAAACTTCCTCGCCCGCAGGCACATTATCTTTGTAACAAACGTCAGTGATACCGTCACGAACAAGATCATGTCTATatccaacatctttagcacagTGAAGTGCGTGATCTCCAAAGATGTTCATAGATTTGTTACAACTTGGCATAAACTATTCTAAACAAACAGAGGGATACCAAGGCAATAGCAAAGCACAGCCCCGAATTGTCTTGGCCTGAGACACTGATTAAGCCCACTGATGGGTACAACTAGCAGATAATCTTGCGTGTGTCTAACACGGTTACACTGCCATAAGaaggaatctcttgcagacaaaGAAAATCGGTATGGGATTTGTTTCTTAACTGCATCGAAATAAGTTACTGCCAGGAAATTGGGGGGGGGGGCATTATCATCGACACAGTAAGTAgaaggtaatccacatacctggatgaaagtctgaagagccaactgataggcTGAGCCTTTTTCCATTGAGAAAGAattaccaaggatcaccttttgTACCGAAGCAGTCTGGATATGAGAAGCAAGATAATAGTAGGTACGGGTGTCAACCATGGTGTAAATTCCAAGTACACCATCTTTGATGGGCAAGGTAGCTAATCTCTGCTGTAAAGGACCAAAACCGGCACCATTCCCAGTAATCAGGAGTCTCAAATACTGAAATAACTGATCATCAAAAAGGTCAGTGGCTGGTTGTAGAGCAGCAGGATTGGTAGTCCGCATCGCAAAGTATAGCTAAGAAAcaccagtgcaattgcgaagtaataacatctcactttgagaatccttgagttttttgattgcATTCATTAGTTGAACACTCTTATGCTCCCTGCTCAACAACATATCACTAATAAAGCTCGAATCCAAACTCACCGGTCCACCCAAAATTTTAACACCATTAGAAGGCCTACCAATATACCACCATTGAGTTTTTTTAGTTGTATTTCTAGGATCAAGAGAAGGCCAAAAGACCTTCGTTTTCTTTATATTGAGGTGTAACCCCCTGCTCGGTCCTTCAGTTTCAATTATGCACAAGGCCTTAGCTACCTCTAGTGTATCACCGACaattgtaccatcatcaaggtaccaggcgTGCAAATCAATGTTGCAACgagaagcaatagtcttcactAAGGGGTGAAGATTCAACGCAAACAACAAGGGACCGAGAGGGTCACCTTGTTGAACATCAAGGgcagaagacaaaatatattgggCATAATAAAGCTTAGCCGGTCGTAAGTAGCAAAATtctacccagcgagaaatacctggacaatggaGACGAACTTCTTTGATGAGTTGAgatctgctcaccatgttgaacGCATTAGAAAAATCAATTAGCAACATTGACATTTTGTCTGAATGACCTTTCATCTCCAAAAGGCGATTTACAACATGTAAAATACCTTCCCCTCCGACAGGCACACAAACACCGAATTGGTAATCACCTAAATAAGAGGTCATGTCCTTTCCAACAGCAAAGGCAACCACTTTGGAAACCAATCTGCGCCAAACCGTACCAACTGCAATGGGCCTGAGACCACCCCCGGGCTTAAGCAACGGTGTCAAAGGTGCACTGACAATGTATTCTCCTAATTCCGCAGAGCATTTTCCAgccaaccaaaggttgacaacCCCGGAAATTGAAGAAAGTAAGTCGTCTTCCACTGCTGCCACCGCTCCACTAAAAACATCAACTAAGTGTTGAGCACGTAAGCCATCACAGCCGCACGATGTTCCTTTAGGAAAGCTTTTGATAGCTCCCAAAACTGCCTTGGTACCTACCG encodes the following:
- the LOC113312177 gene encoding uncharacterized protein LOC113312177, with amino-acid sequence MEGTSITERLRALREPQISTEDLLQGAEQFKYSFLSKLYSSKSYSVSEIDKELKKLWPKSKDIFIKREENDCFLVKFHTAEEYDIFIKFKPWFLEGDLFALEPWNPKFPKSLVDLTKLLLWIRLYNLQPGFAYPNIVRSIVSPMGDVKELDPPDCIFAKGKVQKALVLLDVRDPLRRGFWVKNAVDEDVWIRLFYEKQPFNMCGFCYTIDHKETECEIIASYLLQQQRGHLSSVSILDPPSWTNPDNRSKRHANVDPHGTSSASTNKTDLTQLVEIKV
- the LOC113312178 gene encoding uncharacterized protein LOC113312178 gives rise to the protein MDTSQRVFWWGHKTNRGLNLIAWKSLCIDKKEGGLAFRNLEQFNLALLIKLAWRLCTEEGEQWVKLMKAKYSPYGSFLHLQDNPSNTSWIWKGLDSPPTPKDTFREPARIIYVADLFLDNPRRWNEQLIKNLFEDDTVRLILEMHVSQQGNDRLIWEPSRNGQFSQRIKVADWISTWFQSTVDSSSKSDKQAVLKCMLTAWFIWKNRCSKLFQNRDQNILSTSHSINFMLKQCQITTPQRRNNKQVWQLPLQNEVKINMVAAFDYNTKTIGLGLLIRDYTGFCQGIRCKFINGGVDSEQAECLALKESILFARQRNLRNVVLESDNLNVVNAVKNANSSVHWRNQVHVDEIKNLLISFPCFKLNYANRTANNVAHVIAKTARSNRLYLDYFVNFPKNINLAIWEDKQACQSKLCSIAS